In Triticum aestivum cultivar Chinese Spring chromosome 5B, IWGSC CS RefSeq v2.1, whole genome shotgun sequence, the following proteins share a genomic window:
- the LOC123111235 gene encoding PP2A regulatory subunit TAP46 — MGEVEDVSNRMEAQLRVHAAEDDADLPLPALFDRASHLHSLASSSSLDQEGIRKGVDLLRRCDDMVSKLGLFSSNETKEDVSTANLKYLLVPYYLGEMTEQVEQEDRIPVLKASQDHLKEFISVCEALELIPEDELQLYRQGQSETGANRRAQKVARFKRQKAAETKLQEIKERKERRGRSLRATALSAPIEAGEEDDLEADGEEEREAWLATISLALCKAFDLVDMLKKEEEMLLAVKERKEKDGNAFAREMLDERRQKAEAWHQNAASRAPYSKPAAPITCATFAQDVIEGRASVSQAHDHKHQPLIFGPASLVGGGLTSERERMAAQVFQPGFRMPTMSIEQAGLAEMKMMEQWQERTAKMIQEASSSWHKDDTSLAQDDEDAEEEKARAFDDWKDENPRGAGNKKLTPCG; from the exons ATGGGGGAAGTGGAGGACGTCAGTAACAGGATGGAGGCGCAGCTGCGCGTCCACGCGGCGGAGGACGACGCCGATCTCCCGCTCCCCGCCCTCTTCGACAGGGCGTCCCACCTCCACTCGCTCGCCTCCAGCTCCTCCCTCGACCAG GAAGGGATCCGGAAGGGGGTCGACCTGCTGCGGCGCTGCGACGACATGGTCAGCAAGCTCGGCCTCTTCTCTTCCAACGAGACCAAGGAAGACGTCTCCACCGCCAATCTCAAGTACCTGCTC GTGCCGTACTACCTTGGGGAAATGACTGAGCAAGTGGAGCAGGAGGACCGGATTCCGGTCCTCAAGGCATCGCAGGACCATTTGAAG GAGTTCATTTCTGTATGTGAAGCATTGGAGCTTATTCCAGAGGACGAGCTTCAGTTATATAGGCAGGGGCAGTCTGAAACAGGGGCAAACCGAAGAGCACAAAAG GTTGCCAGGTTCAAGCGGCAAAAGGCTGCAGAAACGAAGCTCCAAGAGATCAAAGAGAGAAAGGAAAGGCGCGGTCGTTCATTGAGAGCAACGGCTTTATCAGCACCTATTGAAGCCGGGGAAGAAGATGATTTGGAGGCCGATGGAGAGGAAGAAAGGGAG GCTTGGCTTGCTACTATCTCCTTGGCTCTTTGCAAG GCTTTTGATCTCGTTGACATGTTAAAGAAGGAAGAAGAGATGCTTCTGGCtgtaaaagaaagaaaagaaaag GATGGAAATGCATTTGCTCGAGAAATGCTAGATGAACGCAGGCAAAAGGCTGAAGCATGGCACCAGAATGCTGCCAGCCGTGCACCATATTCCAAACCAGCTGCTCCAATCACTTGTGCAACTTTTGCTCAAGATGTCATTGAAGGCAGAGCAAGTGTTTCACAAGCTCATGACCACAAACACCAACCCCTGATATTTGGACCTGCAAGTCTTGTTGGTGGGGGACTCACCAGTGAGAGGGAAAGAATGGCGGCACAAGTTTTTCAGCCTGGTTTCAG GATGCCGACAATGAGCATCGAACAAGCCGGCTTAGCTGAAATGAAAATGATGGAGCAATGGCAAGAAAGAACTGCCAAGATGATTCAAGAGGCTAGCTCCTCTTGGCACAAGGATGACACTAGTTTGGCGCAGGACGACGAGGACGCAGAAGAGGAGAAAGCAAGGGCATTTGATGACTGGAAGGATGAAAACCCACGCGGTGCAGGCAACAAGAAGCTCACTCCCTGCGGCTAA
- the LOC123111237 gene encoding uncharacterized protein isoform X1 produces MADEAPPRRLFEPSPPASVFRILSRLKNALRYSHVDNQCQVPLWEREFCSLVGGISWQRFCENKHFAYMYKEIEQWDDSGAFENFQNAKSRFWSHYHGQPSDIPYPNPDLYIDEVDHRCEVDPELVADLDKVRVPFEADNEPAVAANNRCAQNQSGNWDIYLEKPTPEVNKWEADNSASNAGWGASQEPLSSWNKISTGWGEALAQPGWGSSGNNHCPGNNWSSSHGVSSNNNTYYQDPGGAYGRKRNSGGGYSQQRNSKQRNQAESHHQRGRWQDHRDRGRHGERFLFDNRPNGQRAERGF; encoded by the exons ATGGCCGACGAAGCGCCACCACGACGCCTCTTCGAACCCTCGCCCCCCGCCTCCGTATTCCG GATACTGTCCAGGCTAAAGAATGCCCTCA GATACAGTCACGTGGATAATCAATGCCAAGTCCCATTATGGGAAAGGGAATTTTGCAGTCTTGTTGGTGGCATTTCGTGGCAGAGGTTCTGCGAGAACAAGCACTTTGCCTATATGTACAAGGAGATAGAGCAGTGGGATGACTCGGGAGCTTTTGAGAATTTCCAGAACGCAAAATCAAGGTTCTGGTCTCATTACCATGGCCAACCTTCTGATATACCTTACCCCAACCCTGATCTGTACATTGATGAGGTCGACCATCGTTGCGAGGTCGACCCCGAGTTGGTAGCTGACCTGGACAAGGTGCGGGTACCCTTTGAGGCGGACAACGAGCCCGCCGTAGCTGCCAATAACAGGTGTGCCCAGAACCAGTCAGGGAACTGGGACATCTATCTAGAAAAGCCGACCCCTGAGGTGAACAAGTGGGAGGCGGACAACTCGGCATCCAACGCAGGTTGGGGAGCGAGTCAGGAGCCTCTGAGCAGCTGGAACAAAATCAGCACCGGCTGGGGCGAGGCCCTGGCGCAGCCCGGTTGGGGCAGCTCAGGCAACAACCATTGCCCAGGGAATAACTGGAGCAGCTCCCATGGAGTATCCAGCAACAATAACACATACTACCAGGATCCAGGCGGCGCATATGGCAGGAAAAGGAACAGTGGAGGCGGGTACTCCCAGCAGAGGAACAGCAAGCAGAGGAACCAGGCTGAGAGCCACCACCAGAGGGGCAGATGGCAGGATCACAGGGACAGGGGGAGGCATGGCGAGCGGTTCCTGTTTGACAATAGGCCAAATGGGCAGCGAGCAGAGCGCGGCTTCTGA
- the LOC123111237 gene encoding uncharacterized protein isoform X2, translated as MGGRNRRWPTKRHHDASSNPRPPPPYSGYSHVDNQCQVPLWEREFCSLVGGISWQRFCENKHFAYMYKEIEQWDDSGAFENFQNAKSRFWSHYHGQPSDIPYPNPDLYIDEVDHRCEVDPELVADLDKVRVPFEADNEPAVAANNRCAQNQSGNWDIYLEKPTPEVNKWEADNSASNAGWGASQEPLSSWNKISTGWGEALAQPGWGSSGNNHCPGNNWSSSHGVSSNNNTYYQDPGGAYGRKRNSGGGYSQQRNSKQRNQAESHHQRGRWQDHRDRGRHGERFLFDNRPNGQRAERGF; from the exons ATGGGGGGTCGCAATCGGCGATGGCCGACGAAGCGCCACCACGACGCCTCTTCGAACCCTCGCCCCCCGCCTCCGTATTCCG GATACAGTCACGTGGATAATCAATGCCAAGTCCCATTATGGGAAAGGGAATTTTGCAGTCTTGTTGGTGGCATTTCGTGGCAGAGGTTCTGCGAGAACAAGCACTTTGCCTATATGTACAAGGAGATAGAGCAGTGGGATGACTCGGGAGCTTTTGAGAATTTCCAGAACGCAAAATCAAGGTTCTGGTCTCATTACCATGGCCAACCTTCTGATATACCTTACCCCAACCCTGATCTGTACATTGATGAGGTCGACCATCGTTGCGAGGTCGACCCCGAGTTGGTAGCTGACCTGGACAAGGTGCGGGTACCCTTTGAGGCGGACAACGAGCCCGCCGTAGCTGCCAATAACAGGTGTGCCCAGAACCAGTCAGGGAACTGGGACATCTATCTAGAAAAGCCGACCCCTGAGGTGAACAAGTGGGAGGCGGACAACTCGGCATCCAACGCAGGTTGGGGAGCGAGTCAGGAGCCTCTGAGCAGCTGGAACAAAATCAGCACCGGCTGGGGCGAGGCCCTGGCGCAGCCCGGTTGGGGCAGCTCAGGCAACAACCATTGCCCAGGGAATAACTGGAGCAGCTCCCATGGAGTATCCAGCAACAATAACACATACTACCAGGATCCAGGCGGCGCATATGGCAGGAAAAGGAACAGTGGAGGCGGGTACTCCCAGCAGAGGAACAGCAAGCAGAGGAACCAGGCTGAGAGCCACCACCAGAGGGGCAGATGGCAGGATCACAGGGACAGGGGGAGGCATGGCGAGCGGTTCCTGTTTGACAATAGGCCAAATGGGCAGCGAGCAGAGCGCGGCTTCTGA